Part of the Niallia alba genome is shown below.
CATTAAGAACCACCGCTGTTGAATGTTCCATGGCTACAGATAGACAGTATAATCGCATATCTGCACATAGAAAAAGAATTATGAAACGACAAGGAAAATCGAAAGCACGGATCGCTTCCGCTCATTTAATCCTAACAATTGCTTACAATATTTTAAAAACAAGGCAACCATATCAGGAACTAGGCCCTGATTATGTTGATCTCGAACAAAGTAAAGAACAAAAAATGATTCAATACTTAAAAAGGAAAGGGTATCGTATTGAACCCACTAATGAACAAATTGCTTAATGAATAACAAAAGCACTATATTTAATCATTCCTAGCCTTTTAAAAAAGTTCAAATTTAGAAGGTTCAGCTTAGTGTTGCCTTTTACCTAAAGAGTTTTCATACAAACAGCCAAGTAAAATGTTGTTTTAAAGGCAACTGAGCAATAATAGATGGATAGCATTCTTCTATATTACATGATAAAAAACATTTTATTTAACAAAGCCTTAAAAATGAGAAAACAGGAAATTATTTCTATATAGATAATTACTGTGTAATCGATTGGTCTGTAGTATCTTTTTCTTCTGCCTGTTCCTCTTTGGAAGCTTCGTAAATCTTCTCGTATTCTTTTCTCACTTCTCCACAAGTGATGCATATACCACTGTAATAATAATTATATTTATGATATTTTCTTATCTTACAAATAAGGGAACCAAATAACATACGTAACACTCCTTTACCTTTTCCATTCTACCGTACGAGCGAATTATATTCGGTTAAATAACCGTTACGAACCTACCAAGTTTATTGCAAGCATGTCTTCTTTATCTTTTTTATGACAAACTCCCCAAAAACATTACATTTACTATAAAAAATAGTTGGAGAAAGAAAAGATGTAACGGAAAGTGGTAAGTTTAGAAACTTTTTCATGGATTGGATCGTAAAAGGAATAGTTGTAATACAAATGTAAATGAATATACGTACATTTACCTAGATAATACTGTAAAATAATAGTTAATCGATAGTTGGAAGAAGACGATTGTAAAAAGGAGAGATTCTTTGTGGGGGTTATACTAAGTAAAGGTCAAAAGGTAGATTTGACAAAAGCACATCCTGGATTAAGCAATGTTGTAATAGGTTTAGGATGGGACATCAATCATCATGAGGTCCATTATGATTTAGATGCTTCCGCTTTTTTATTAGGTAGTAATAATAAAGTATGGAGTGATAATGATTTTATTTTTTACAATAATCCAACTGGCGCTAATGGATCGGTAATATATAGTGGAGATAATCGGACAGGTCAAGGTAGGTTGGATGATGAACAAATTAGAGTAGATTTGGCTAAAGTACCAACCACTATTCAACGCATCGCCTTCACTATTACAATCCATGACGCTTATGAAAAAAGGCAAAATTTTGGACAAATATCTAATGCCTATGTCAGAGTATATAATGAGAGCGAACAAGTAGAACTTCTTCGTTTTCATCTTGGAAGAGACTTTACAATTGAAACAGCGATTGTTGCAGCAGATATTTATCGTCATCAAGGCGAATGGAAATTTAACGCAGTTGGCAGTGGTTTTCAAGGTGGGCTCGCTGCTTTATGTCATAATTTTGGCGTGACTGTAGATGATGAGCATGCAGCAGTTGTTCATTCTAATACATCTATACAACAAATCTATCAAGAACCAACTCCCCCTTCTTTTCAGCCTTTTGAAGCACAAAGTTATGGCTCACAAGAAAGAGGCAGCTATGAACCTATAAGACAATCCGCATATGCAAATAACACACAAGCTTCTGGACAAGCGTCCTCCTATGATCGTTATTCTAGTGATCAATTGCAATGTATGAGATGTCGCAGTACAAATGTCCGTACTGGTGAAAAAGGATTTGGAATCGGGAAAGCAGCTATAGGAGGACTGATTTTAGGACCAGTCGGTTTACTAGGTGGCTTTATCGGAAAAGGACAGCTTAAAATAACCTGCAATAGTTGTGGTTTTAGTTGGTCACCATCTCAGACAGATTATGCGGAATGGGGAAGACAACAGAAACAACGAGCAAAAGATCTCTTTATGCGCTATAAAAACCCAGAAGTACTAGACGCTGTAGTTGCTGCATGTGCATTAGTTGGTATGGCGGATGGAAGATTAGATCCTTCCGAAGAACAAAAAATGAAGGAGTTTATCCATCAAAGCGAAGAATTGCGTGTTTTTGATACAAATAAAGTAATTCAGCAATTTAATCAGTTTGTTCAAAAAATCGAATATGACCAAATTATTGGTCGAGCTGAATGTTTTCGCGCATTAGGGAAGGTTCGTTCCAAGCCTGAGGTTGCAAGACTTGTAGCTAGATATTGTATTGCAATAGGGTATGCAGATGGACATTTTGATCAAAGAGAAAAACAAGTAGTAGTGGAAATATGTCGAGAATTAGGATTAAATCCACAGGAATTTTTAGCCTGAAAATGGGCAATGATAGAATAGAAGATGGAGTTACAGAATTGATAGTTTGTTAGCAAATAAAAAATATTCTGTAGTTAAATAGAGAAGAATGATAAATTAATCGAAAATACAACAGGAGGAGAAGCATGGCAGGAAATCATAGTTTGATAATTGACAGAATAATCGGTAATATCGAAAAGGTGATGATTGGAAAAAGGGACGTTGCAGAATTGAGCTTAATTGCTTTACTTGCTCAAGGACATGTTTTATTAGAAGACGTGCCAGGTGTTGGGAAAACAATGATGGTGAGAGCTTTAGCAAAATCAGTTGGTGCTAATTTTCGTAGAATTCAATTCACCCCAGACCTACTACCCTCTGATGTAACAGGAGTCTCCATTTATAATCCGAAAGAGCTGGAATTTCAATTTGTTCCGGGGCCAATCATGGGGAATATTATTTTAGCAGATGAGATCAATCGAACTTCTCCGAAAACACAATCCGCCCTTTTGGAAGCAATGGAAGAGAGTAGTGTTACGATTGATGGAATTACCCATCATTTACAAAAACCATTCTTTGTGATGGCGACCCAGAATCCAATTGAATATGAAGGAACCTATCCTCTTCCAGAAGCACAACTTGATCGCTTCTTATTGAAAATGCATATGGGATATCCAACTGTAGAAGAAGAAATGGAAGTGCTAACTAGAGTCCAAGTAGCAGCGCCAATTGAAAAATTAGAGTCTGTTGTGAGCTTGGATGAGCTGCTGACTCTTCAATATGAAGTAAGGCAAGTGTATGTGGACGATACGATAAAAAAATACATAGTAGAACTTGCGACTGCAACAAGAGATCATGCAAGTATCTATTTGGGAGTTAGTCCTAGGGGTTCTATTGCTCTAATGAGAGCAGCACAAAGCTATGCCTTTATTCAAGGAAGAGATTATATTATTCCAGATGATGTACAATTTTTAGTGAAAGCTGTTTTTGCTCATCGAATTATCCTGAAATCAGAAACAAAATTTGATGGAATTACAGCTGAAGAGATTATCGATCGAATCCTTGGGCGAGTGCCTGTGCCAGTGCAAAGGTTAGTGAAGTAATGAAAAGATTTTTGCAAAAGCTAAATCGGATTTGGAAATTAATCTTGCTATTTTTACTAATAGCGATGGTATTTTCTTATGCCATGTTCCAAGGTGGGTTTGTAAGCTGGTTTTTATTTTATAGCTTTTTACCATTTGCTTTATACGGTTTATTCGTTGCGGCGTATCCTATTAGAGACTGGCAAGTAAAACGAAAGATTTTAAAGTATGAATATAGTGCTAAAGAAGAAATGCATGTGGAAATTGAATTAACGAGGAATACATTTTTCCCAGTTTTCTATATTGTGGTGAGAGATTCTTTTAGCTCCACTATCGGAGAAAAAATAATGGGAAAGAAAATGTTGATGCCTGGTTTTAAGCGTAGACTCACTTTTAAATATACGGTAAAAGAGTTGCCAAGGGGAGAGCATGTATTTGATCAGATTTTTTTACAAATGGGTGATCCACTTGGCCTTATTGAGAAAGAAAAGGCCTATATCCAAGTCGATCGAATTCTTGTGTATCCTCCTGTTGAAGAAATGGTATACAAACCGCTGGAAAATCACTATGAACAGGGAATGACCTCTTCAAAAGAGAGAGTTCAACGAGATACGACGATGGCTGTGGGCATAAGAGAATATCAGCCAGGTGACCGTTTTTCTTGGATTAACTGGAAAGCAAGTGCAAGGCGTAATACCATGATGACGAAAGAATTTGAACAAAAACAGTCTCATGACATTATGATTGTAATGGATTGTCAGGAGAATAAAAGATTCGAAACGGTAGTCTCTTTTACTGCTTCTATCATCCGTGCCATTTTAAAAAAAGGTGCCCAAGTTGGCTTACTATCAGTTGATTCTGATCGGACGATTTTTCCAATAAGAGGAGGAGAAAGCCAGCAACAGCTATTACTCTACCATTTAGCGAAAGTTCGTACCGCAAAGAATATAACACTATCTGAGGTGCTAGATAATGAAAGTAGTCAATTACAGCCACAGGCTACCATTATGTTAATCACGTCTCAATTGACGAGAGAACTAGTCGATAAAGCTGGATGGCTAGCTAGCAAAAGATATAATATCGCTGTGTTTGTCATTGCAGGTAAAAAGGAAGGTCTATCTAGTGGAGAAAAAACATTAAGTGCTTTCGCTGCAAAAAGAGGCATTCGAGTTATCCCTGTTTCAGAAGGCAGGTTTAAAGAGGCGTTTGGGGAGGTGGTGGCTTAAATGAGTACATCATTTAACAAAAAAGACATCACAATAGCCAATTTTCTATTATACATTTTAGGATTTTTTTTAATATGGGAATGGCTCAGGCCATTGGAGGAATTAACAAATACAGACAATGTGATTGTTTTTAATCTATTTCTTGCACTCTCTTTATTGTTAGCCTTTTTGCGAGTTCCGAGCTTGTTAAGTGGAACAATTAAGACGATATATATAATATTTATTCTTCAATATCTATATTATGAAGGCTCGTTCTTAACTTTCCAGTGGATTCAGCCTTTTGTTACGGAGTTTATTGATAATTTAGCATTGGTATTTAATACTAGTTGGCCGGAAATGACGAACATGTTTAAAAGCTGTCTGTGCTTTATTTTGTTATGGCTAATGGCATATTTAATTGATTACTGGCTAATTAAGAGAAGAAAGATTTTTACTTTCTTTTTACTGACCATTATTTTTATTACAGTGTTAGATACTTTTACGATTTACAGTGCTAATAATGCTATTATTCGTACAGTTATCATTGGGTTTACAGCAATGGGAATGTTAACATTCTTTCGAATAAATGAAAAAGAAAACGTTGGGAATACGCGAGGCTCTATTTTGAGATGGATGATTCCATTGTTTCTATGTGTAATCGTGAGTGCAGGGATTGGCTATTTAACACCAAAAGCAGATCCTATATGGCCAGATCCTGTTCCGTTTATTCAGACAATGGGGAATAAAGGAGGAGAGGATGAAGGAGAAGGCCAAGGAAATGGTGTCCATCGAGTTGGATACAGTGTAGATGATTCCAGATTAGGTGGAGACTTTATTGGGGATTCTTCCTTAGTCTTTGTTTCGGAAGTAGAGGAGCCGCATTATTGGAAAGTGGAAACGAAAGATACGTATACAGGTAAAGGGTGGGTACAGTCTGAGGAATCTTTAAAATTAAGTCGAGATAACTTTGAAGTATTAGATCATGGTGGCGACATTCCATTTGTTTCCTTTGTGGAAGGGGAGAGTGTGAAGCGAACGGAATCAGAAAGCACGGTGCAATTTGCCAATGCTTTTTCCTATCTACTTTATCCGTTAGGTGTAAAAGAAGTATCCGCAACTAATTCGTATATGGAAATTGAAAGCGGAAATGAGCGTGGTGTGTTTAACGGATATGTAGAAAGCTACTCTGTTAAATATGATGTACCAGAATATAGTTTAAATGCTTTAACAACAGCTGATATGGAGGCCTTTGTGAGGGATAATCCAGATATGGCGAATCGCTATCTTCAGCTGCCTGATTCGCTGCCGCAAAGAGTGCAAGATCTTGCTGCTGATATAACAAAAAATGATGAAAATGTCTTTGCGAAGGTAAGGGCGATAGAAACCTATTTCTCTGCTAATGGTTTTGTCTACAGCCAAAGTAATGTTGCAATTCCAGAAGGGGATGAGGATTATGTGGATCAATTCTTATTTGAAACAAAGCTAGGTTATTGTGATAATTATTCCACTTCAATGGTTACATTGCTGCGTTCGATTGGTATTCCATCTCGATGGGTAAAAGGCTTTACAGAAGGAGAATTTGTAGAGACAGATGGGGAGATTCGCCGTTATGAAGTAACAAATAACAATGCACATTCCTGGGTAGAGGTCTATTTTCCAGAGGTTGGTTGGGTTTCCTTTGAACCAACACAAGGATTCTCAAATGCTAATACGTATCTGAATGACGTGGAAACCGATCGAAATACGGAAAGTACTGAAACACAAACGCCAGAGGGACAGGAGCAACAACCGGAAACTCCAGAAAACAAACCGGAAGATCCAGAACAAACAATGGAGCCTACATCACCAGCTACAGAAGGATGGAGAAATTACACAACTGCCGCAAAAGAAAATTGGCAGTGGATTGCTCTAGTTCTAGTAATCATTGTTGTGGTTGGATTTACTGTTTATAAATTTCGCTATAAATGGATGCCATATTATTATATTTGGAAGTTTAAAGACATAAAGGATGAAGGTAATTTTCCAAAAGCGTATATTGTGTTGCTGCATTTATTAGAGATAGCCGGACTTCAAAAGAAGGAAGAAATTACCTTGAGGGAGTATGCGAAGCAAATAGATCACATTTATTCCAGTAAAGAAATGAGCCAATTGACTGCTAAATATGAGGAATATCTGTATAAAGGTCAGATACAAAAAGAGACTTGGGAAGAGTTAAGGGAATTGTGGGAAAATTTAATTAAAAAAACAACAGCTTGACCATCGATTCGACATGTTGTTACAATATTCTCATCTATATATTATTCCTTCATATATCCTCGATAATATGGTTCGAGAGTCTCTACCGGGTCGCCTTAAATGATCTGACTATGAAGGCAGATAAGTCTTTCCAGTTTAGCTTTATGTGGGAATCCAAAGACTAGAATTCTGCCTTCGTTTTTATTTGAGGCCGATTCTAGTCTTTTTTTCTAAAAAAAAGACTGTGAATTTAGAGATAAGAAGCATGAATGATGAAGGTGTTTGGAAATAGTAATAAGAGAAATTCAAATAGATTAATTGGGGTGAATAGGAATGGGGAAAGCGCATATCGAAGGTCAGGAAATGATTGTTGTCCTAGACTTTGGTAGTCAATATAATCAATTGATTACAAGAAGAATAAGAGAATTTGGTGTATATAGTGAGTTGCATCCACATACCATTACTGCTGAAGAGATTAAGGCATTAAATCCTGCAGGAATAATTTTCTCAGGTGGCCCTAATAGTGTATACGACGAAAATGCATTTGGCGTAGATGAGAAAATATTCGATTTAGGACTTCCTATTTTCGGTATTTGTTATGGGATGCAATTGATGACCCAGCATTTTGCCGGAAAAGTGGAAAAAGCAAAGCATCGTGAATATGGAAAAGCAGCGATCAATATTGAAAACAGCTCTAAACTATTCGCTGACCTTCCAACAGAACAAATCGTTTGGATGAGCCATGGTGATTTAGTAGTTGAAGCTCCAGCGGGGTTTACTATTGATGCAACAAGTGCATCATGTCCTATCGCTTCTATGAGTAATGAAGAAAAAGGATTATATGCAGTTCAATTCCATCCAGAAGTTCGTCACTCTGTATATGGAAATGAATTATTGAAAAACTTTGTGTTCGGTGTTTGTGGATGCAAAGGTGATTGGTCAATGGAGAACTTCATTGAAATCGAAATGGAAAAAATTCGTCAAACAGTTGGCGACAAAAAAGTTCTTTGTGCCCTTAGTGGTGGAGTAGATTCTTCTGTTGTTGCTGTTTTGATCCACAAAGCAATTGGTGATCAATTAACATGTATATTTGTTGACCACGGTCTTCTTCGTAAAGACGAAGCAGAAGGCGTTATGAAAACTTTCTCTGAAGGCTTTAACATGAATGTAATTAAAGTGGATGCAAAAGAACGCTTTATGTCTAAACTAGAAGGCGTAAGTGATCCAGAGAAAAAACGTAAAATTATCGGAAATGAATTCATCTATGTATTTGATGATGAAGCAGCAAAATTAGAAGGAATTGATTTCTTAGCACAAGGTACACTTTACACAGATATTATTGAAAGTGGTACAGCTACTGCTCAAACAATTAAGTCCCATCATAATGTAGGAGGACTTCCTGAGGATATGCAGTTCCAATTAATTGAACCTTTAAATACGTTATTTAAAGATGAAGTGCGTGCTCTAGGAACAGAATTAGGAATTGCTGATGAAATTGTGTGGAGACAACCTTTCCCTGGTCCTGGTTTAGGAATTCGCGTATTGGGTGCAATTTCAGAAGAGAAATTAGAAATTGTTCGTGAGTCTGACGCAATTTTACGAGAAGAAATTAAAAAAGCTGGCTTAGATCGTGATGTATGGCAATACTTTACTGTTCTTCCGGATATCCGCAGTGTCGGGGTAATGGGGGATGCACGTACGTATGATTATACAATCGGAATTCGCGCCGTTACTTCCATTGATGGAATGACTTCTGACTGGGCAAGACTGCCTTGGGATGTACTAGAAGTAATTTCCACAAGAATCGTTAATGAAGTGGCGCATATTAACCGCGTTGTGTATGACATTACTAGTAAGCCGCCTGCTACGATTGAGTGGGAGTAATTTTTCATAAGTGAACTATTCCTCATTATGAATTGATTTAAAAAGCAATAATTGGAACATAATTATAGTAACCAATGATTTTGACGTAATTTATTTCAAAGTCATTGGTTTTTTTTATTGGAATAAAGCCGTTACTATATGATGTACTGCTAACAATGCTTTAACAACACCCTAGGTTGTAAATTAATAAATGTTGTAAGTGTAATTCTATATGGTGTTCCGAAGGTCGCCCACTGCTCGCTATCAATCAAGAAAAAAAATAAATGAAATTCAGTTTTATTTTAAATTCTTTAAATGTTTTTCTATAAGATAAGCTGTTTCTTCAATCGATTTATCTGTTACATTAATAACATATGCATTGTGCTTTTTAAATACTAGCTTTGAATACTCTAATTCTTCATAAATTCTTTCTAAATTTGTATAACTAGATGAGTTACTCAACCCTAAAGAATCTAAGCGGTTACTTCTAATTCTTGATAAATTCTCCGGTTTACAAACCAATCCAATTATTTTCTGTCCTTCTACTTTATCTAAAATTTGAGGTAAAGGAACTTCAGGTATAAGTGGTAAGTTCGAAACTTTATAACCTTTATTTGCTAAATACATACTCAAGGGTGTCTTTGAGGTACGAGATACACCAAGTATTACTGCATCCGACTGAAGAAATCCTTGTGGGTTCTTTCCATCATCATATTTTACTGCAAATTCGATTGCTGCTATTTTATTAAAATATTCCTTATCTAACTTATGAACAATACCAGGCTCTTCTATTGGGGTAAAACCTGTTTTAGATTTAATAATTTCAAAAAAAGGATTCATTAAATCCAAGTAATGTAAGTCTGTTTGTCTACTAAAGTCATTAGCGACAGTAGCTAAATGGTTATCGACTAATGTACTAATCACTACGGCTTTGTCCTTTAACGCATCACGTAATATATCAATCAATTCTTCTTCTTTGTTAACAAATGAAAATCTGTAGCTATTGTTGAATACCAAATCTGGATATTGAGCAGTTACGGCTGCTAATAGTTTTTGTGAAGTTTCCCCTATTGAATCGGAAATTGTATATACAATGATTTCGTTTTTCATAAAAAATCTCCTCTATCCATTTAATTCTGCATTTCTTGCTTGTTGAATAATGAAATTTAGTATTCTAGTTTTAGTGATTTTACCAATCACTTTCCTCTCATTGTCATCATCAACAACAGGTAATGAATCTACTTCAAAATCTTGAAGAATACTTGCCACTTCTAAGATATCCATGTTCTTTTTACAAACTTTAATGTGAGGTACACGAGTCATGCAGACAGCTACAGGTGTATTATCAATA
Proteins encoded:
- a CDS encoding TerD family protein, with product MGVILSKGQKVDLTKAHPGLSNVVIGLGWDINHHEVHYDLDASAFLLGSNNKVWSDNDFIFYNNPTGANGSVIYSGDNRTGQGRLDDEQIRVDLAKVPTTIQRIAFTITIHDAYEKRQNFGQISNAYVRVYNESEQVELLRFHLGRDFTIETAIVAADIYRHQGEWKFNAVGSGFQGGLAALCHNFGVTVDDEHAAVVHSNTSIQQIYQEPTPPSFQPFEAQSYGSQERGSYEPIRQSAYANNTQASGQASSYDRYSSDQLQCMRCRSTNVRTGEKGFGIGKAAIGGLILGPVGLLGGFIGKGQLKITCNSCGFSWSPSQTDYAEWGRQQKQRAKDLFMRYKNPEVLDAVVAACALVGMADGRLDPSEEQKMKEFIHQSEELRVFDTNKVIQQFNQFVQKIEYDQIIGRAECFRALGKVRSKPEVARLVARYCIAIGYADGHFDQREKQVVVEICRELGLNPQEFLA
- a CDS encoding AAA family ATPase produces the protein MAGNHSLIIDRIIGNIEKVMIGKRDVAELSLIALLAQGHVLLEDVPGVGKTMMVRALAKSVGANFRRIQFTPDLLPSDVTGVSIYNPKELEFQFVPGPIMGNIILADEINRTSPKTQSALLEAMEESSVTIDGITHHLQKPFFVMATQNPIEYEGTYPLPEAQLDRFLLKMHMGYPTVEEEMEVLTRVQVAAPIEKLESVVSLDELLTLQYEVRQVYVDDTIKKYIVELATATRDHASIYLGVSPRGSIALMRAAQSYAFIQGRDYIIPDDVQFLVKAVFAHRIILKSETKFDGITAEEIIDRILGRVPVPVQRLVK
- a CDS encoding DUF58 domain-containing protein, with product MKRFLQKLNRIWKLILLFLLIAMVFSYAMFQGGFVSWFLFYSFLPFALYGLFVAAYPIRDWQVKRKILKYEYSAKEEMHVEIELTRNTFFPVFYIVVRDSFSSTIGEKIMGKKMLMPGFKRRLTFKYTVKELPRGEHVFDQIFLQMGDPLGLIEKEKAYIQVDRILVYPPVEEMVYKPLENHYEQGMTSSKERVQRDTTMAVGIREYQPGDRFSWINWKASARRNTMMTKEFEQKQSHDIMIVMDCQENKRFETVVSFTASIIRAILKKGAQVGLLSVDSDRTIFPIRGGESQQQLLLYHLAKVRTAKNITLSEVLDNESSQLQPQATIMLITSQLTRELVDKAGWLASKRYNIAVFVIAGKKEGLSSGEKTLSAFAAKRGIRVIPVSEGRFKEAFGEVVA
- a CDS encoding DUF4129 domain-containing transglutaminase family protein; its protein translation is MSTSFNKKDITIANFLLYILGFFLIWEWLRPLEELTNTDNVIVFNLFLALSLLLAFLRVPSLLSGTIKTIYIIFILQYLYYEGSFLTFQWIQPFVTEFIDNLALVFNTSWPEMTNMFKSCLCFILLWLMAYLIDYWLIKRRKIFTFFLLTIIFITVLDTFTIYSANNAIIRTVIIGFTAMGMLTFFRINEKENVGNTRGSILRWMIPLFLCVIVSAGIGYLTPKADPIWPDPVPFIQTMGNKGGEDEGEGQGNGVHRVGYSVDDSRLGGDFIGDSSLVFVSEVEEPHYWKVETKDTYTGKGWVQSEESLKLSRDNFEVLDHGGDIPFVSFVEGESVKRTESESTVQFANAFSYLLYPLGVKEVSATNSYMEIESGNERGVFNGYVESYSVKYDVPEYSLNALTTADMEAFVRDNPDMANRYLQLPDSLPQRVQDLAADITKNDENVFAKVRAIETYFSANGFVYSQSNVAIPEGDEDYVDQFLFETKLGYCDNYSTSMVTLLRSIGIPSRWVKGFTEGEFVETDGEIRRYEVTNNNAHSWVEVYFPEVGWVSFEPTQGFSNANTYLNDVETDRNTESTETQTPEGQEQQPETPENKPEDPEQTMEPTSPATEGWRNYTTAAKENWQWIALVLVIIVVVGFTVYKFRYKWMPYYYIWKFKDIKDEGNFPKAYIVLLHLLEIAGLQKKEEITLREYAKQIDHIYSSKEMSQLTAKYEEYLYKGQIQKETWEELRELWENLIKKTTA
- the guaA gene encoding glutamine-hydrolyzing GMP synthase, coding for MGKAHIEGQEMIVVLDFGSQYNQLITRRIREFGVYSELHPHTITAEEIKALNPAGIIFSGGPNSVYDENAFGVDEKIFDLGLPIFGICYGMQLMTQHFAGKVEKAKHREYGKAAINIENSSKLFADLPTEQIVWMSHGDLVVEAPAGFTIDATSASCPIASMSNEEKGLYAVQFHPEVRHSVYGNELLKNFVFGVCGCKGDWSMENFIEIEMEKIRQTVGDKKVLCALSGGVDSSVVAVLIHKAIGDQLTCIFVDHGLLRKDEAEGVMKTFSEGFNMNVIKVDAKERFMSKLEGVSDPEKKRKIIGNEFIYVFDDEAAKLEGIDFLAQGTLYTDIIESGTATAQTIKSHHNVGGLPEDMQFQLIEPLNTLFKDEVRALGTELGIADEIVWRQPFPGPGLGIRVLGAISEEKLEIVRESDAILREEIKKAGLDRDVWQYFTVLPDIRSVGVMGDARTYDYTIGIRAVTSIDGMTSDWARLPWDVLEVISTRIVNEVAHINRVVYDITSKPPATIEWE
- a CDS encoding pyruvate, water dikinase regulatory protein, coding for MKNEIIVYTISDSIGETSQKLLAAVTAQYPDLVFNNSYRFSFVNKEEELIDILRDALKDKAVVISTLVDNHLATVANDFSRQTDLHYLDLMNPFFEIIKSKTGFTPIEEPGIVHKLDKEYFNKIAAIEFAVKYDDGKNPQGFLQSDAVILGVSRTSKTPLSMYLANKGYKVSNLPLIPEVPLPQILDKVEGQKIIGLVCKPENLSRIRSNRLDSLGLSNSSSYTNLERIYEELEYSKLVFKKHNAYVINVTDKSIEETAYLIEKHLKNLK